In one Rutidosis leptorrhynchoides isolate AG116_Rl617_1_P2 chromosome 8, CSIRO_AGI_Rlap_v1, whole genome shotgun sequence genomic region, the following are encoded:
- the LOC139862371 gene encoding uncharacterized protein, whose amino-acid sequence MGIKNMKKVQVLLIMVMCCLASMAEAEYFKYKDSKQPMGIRIKDLMKRMTLEEKIGQMTQIDHKVASNEVINKYLIGSVLSGGGSVPAKHASPQTWVDMVNDYQKGAISTRLGIPIIYGIDAVHGHNNVYKATIFPHNVGLGVTRDPVLAKKIGAATALEVRATGIQYAFAPCIAVCRDPRWGRCYESYSEDPKIVKLMTEIIPGLQGDIPAGSRKGVPFVGGQDKIAACAKHYLGDGGTHLGTNEGNTIIDAKGLFSIHMPAYYDAVIKGVATIMTSYSSWNGVKMHANRFLVTDFLKNRLKFKGFVISDWQGIDRITTPEHANYTYSIVTGMNTGIDMFMVPYNYTEFIDGLTYLVKNNFVSMSRVDDAVKRILRVKFTMGLFERPLADYSMVKYLGSQEHRDLAREAVRKTLVLLKNGKSTAPLLPLPKKASKILVAGSHADNLGYQCGGWTLEWQGLSGNITDGTTILSAVKKTVDPKTQVVYKENPSGKLVKSGKFDYAIVVVGEKPYAETFGDSMNLTITEPGPSTIKNVCGSVKCVVVVISGRPVVVEPYVKTIDALVAAWLPGTEGQGIVDVLFGDYGFTGKLARTWFKSVDQLPMNVGDAHYDPLYPFGFGLTTNPTKNL is encoded by the exons ATGGGGATCAAAAACATGAAAAAAGTTCAAGTTTTGTTGATTATGGTGATGTGTTGCTTAGCTTCCATGGCTGAAGCAGAGTACTTCAAGTACAAAGATTCTAAACAACCAATGGGCATTCGGATTAAAGACTTAATGAAAAGGATGACATTAGAAGAAAAAATTGGCCAAATGACACAAATTGATCACAAGGTTGCATCCAATGAGGTCATCAACAAGTACTTAATTG GGAGTGTTTTGAGTGGAGGTGGGAGTGTTCCAGCTAAACATGCATCACCACAAACATGGGTTGACATGGTCAATGATTACCAAAAGGGTGCAATTTCGACCCGATTGGGGATACCAATTATATATGGGATTGATGCTGTCCATGGACATAACAATGTTTACAAAGCTACAATCTTTCCTCACAATGTTGGTCTTGGTGTTACCAG GGACCCTGTTCTTGCTAAGAAGATAGGAGCTGCAACTGCCCTTGAAGTTAGAGCCACTGGCATACAATATGCTTTTGCACCTTGTATTGCA GTTTGTAGAGATCCGAGGTGGGGACGTTGTTACGAAAGTTATAGCGAAGATCCAAAAATTGTTAAATTAATGACAGAGATTATACCAGGTTTACAAGGAGACATCCCTGCTGGTTCAAGAAAAGGTGTTCCTTTCGTCGGTGGACA AGATAAGATAGCAGCATGCGCTAAGCATTATTTAGGAGACGGCGGGACCCATTTGGGCACAAACGAAGGCAACACGATCATAGATGCCAAAGGGTTATTCAGCATTCATATGCCAGCGTACTATGATGCGGTCATCAAGGGTGTGGCTACTATTATGACATCATATTCTAGCTGGAACGGGGTCAAAATGCACGCCAACCGTTTTCTTGTCACAGATTTCCTCAAAAACAGGCTCAAATTTAAA GGGTTCGTTATATCAGATTGGCAAGGGATTGACAGAATCACTACTCCTGAACACGCTAATTATACGTACTCGATTGTAACTGGGATGAATACTGGTATTGACATg TTCATGGTGCCATACAACTACACAGAGTTTATCGATGGGCTAACTTATTTAGTCAAGAACAATTTCGTTTCCATGAGCCGTGTAGATGATGCCGTTAAGAGAATTTTAAGGGTCAAGTTCACAATGGGTCTGTTTGAACGCCCGTTGGCTGATTACAGCATGGTTAAGTACCTCGGAAGCCAG GAGCATCGAGATCTGGCTAGGGAAGCTGTAAGAAAAACACTCGTGTTATTGAAAAACGGAAAGTCTACGGCGCCATTGTTACCACTTCCTAAAAAGGCGTCGAAGATACTTGTTGCCGGGTCCCACGCCGATAATCTTGGTTATCAGTGTGGTGGATGGACACTTGAATGGCAAGGACTTTCTGGAAATATTACTGATG GCACTACAATCCTTTCTGCTGTAAAAAAAACTGTTGACCCGAAAACTCAAGTGGTATACAAAGAGAACCCAAGTGGGAAGTTGGTCAAGTCTGGAAAATTCGACTATGCTATTGTGGTTGTAGGAGAGAAACCGTACGCCGAGACGTTTGGAGACAGCATGAATCTGACAATTACAGAGCCTGGACCGAGCACCATCAAGAACGTTTGTGGTTCGGTGAAATGTGTGGTGGTTGTGATCAGTGGTCGGCCCGTTGTGGTGGAACCATATGTTAAAACCATAGACGCACTTGTGGCTGCTTGGCTTCCAGGAACCGAGGGTCAAGGTATTGTGGATGTCCTGTTCGGTGACTATGGTTTTACTGGCAAGCTTGCACGTACTTGGTTCAAGTCTGTTGATCAACTACCAATGAACGTTGGGGACGCACATTATGACCCATTGTACCCATTCGGGTTTGGGCTCACAACTAACCCTACTAAGAATCTGTGA